One region of Oryza glaberrima chromosome 7, OglaRS2, whole genome shotgun sequence genomic DNA includes:
- the LOC127780606 gene encoding probable 1-deoxy-D-xylulose-5-phosphate synthase 2, chloroplastic translates to MALQASSSPSLFRAIPTNTNASCRRKFQVRASAAAAAANGGGDGKVMMRKEAASGAWKIDYSGEKPATPLLDTVNYPVHMKNLSTPELEQLAAELRAEIVHTVSKTGGHLSSSLGVVELAVALHHVFDTPEDKIIWDVGHQAYPHKILTGRRSRMHTIRQTSGLAGFPKRDESAHDAFGAGHSSTSISAALGMAVARDLLGKKNHVISVIGDGAMTAGQAYEAMNNSGYLDSNMIVVLNDNKQVSLPTATLDGPATPVGALSKALTKLQSSTKLRRLREAAKTVTKQIGGQAHEVAAKVDEYARGMVSASGSTLFEELGLYYIGPVDGHNVDDLVAIFNKVKSMPAPGPVLVHIVTEKGKGYPPAEAAADRMHGVVKFDPTTGRQFKSKCSTLSYTQYFAEALIREAEADDKVVGIHAAMGGGTGLNYFHKRFPERCFDVGIAEQHAVTFAAGLAAEGLKPFCAIYSSFLQRGYDQVVHDVDLQRLPVRFAMDRAGLVGADGPTHCGAFDVAYMACLPNMVVMAPADEAELMHMVATAAAIDDRPSCFRFPRGNGIGAVLPPNHKGTPLEVGKGRVLVGGNRVALLGYGTMVQACMKAAEALKEHGIYVTVADARFCKPLDTGLIRELAAEHEVLVTVEEGSIGGFGSHVAHYLSLSGLLDGPLKLRSMFLPDRYIDHGAPVDQLEEAGLTPRHIAATVLSLLGRPLEALQLS, encoded by the exons ATGGCGCTCCAggcatcgtcgtcgccgtccttgtTCCGCGCGATCCCGACGAACACCAACGCTTCTTGCCGGCGAAAG TTTCAGGTcagggcgagcgcggcggcggcggcggcgaacggcggcggggatgggaaggtgatgatgaggaaggaggcggcgtcgggcgcGTGGAAGATCGACTACTCCGGCGAGAAGCCGGCGACGCCTCTGCTTGACACGGTGAACTACCCGGTCCACATGAAGAACCTCTCGACGCCGGAGCTGGAGCAGctggcggcggagctccgggCGGAGATCGTGCACACGGTGTCCAAGACGGGGGGCCACCTGAGCTCCAGCCTGGgcgtcgtcgagctcgccgtggCGCTGCACCACGTGTTCGACACGCCGGAGGACAAGATCATCTGGGACGTCGGGCACCAGGCGTACCCGCACAAGATCCTGACGGGGCGGCGTTCGCGGATGCACACCATCCGGCAGACCTCCGGGCTCGCCGGGTTCCCGAAGCGCGACGAGAGCGCGCACGACGCGTTCGGCGCGGGCCACAGCTCGACGAGCATCTCGGCGGCGCTCgggatggcggtggcgagggacCTCCTCGGGAAGAAGAACCACGTCATCTCGGTGATCGGCGACGGCGCCATGACCGCCGGCCAGGCCTACGAGGCCATGAACAACTCGGGCTACCTCGACTCCAACATGATCGTGGTGCTCAACGACAACAAGCAGGTGTCCCTCCCGACGGCGACGCTCGACGGCCCCGCCACGCCCGTCGGCGCGCTGAGCAAGGCGCTGACGAAGCTCCAGTCGAGCAccaagctccgccgcctccgcgaggCGGCGAAGACGGTGACGAAGCAGATCGGCGGGCAGGCGCacgaggtggcggcgaaggTGGACGAGTACGCGCGCGGCATGGTGAGCGCGTCGGGCTCGACGCTGTTCGAGGAGCTCGGGCTCTACTACATCGGCCCCGTCGACGGCCACAACGTCGACGACCTCGTCGCCATCTTCAACAAGGTGAAGTCGATGCCGGCGCCGGGGCCGGTGCTCGTCCACATCGTGACGGAGAAGGGGAAGGGCTACCCGccggcggaggccgccgccgaccggaTGCACGGCGTGGTCAAGTTCGACCCGACGACGGGGAGGCAGTTCAAGTCCAAGTGTTCGACGCTGTCCTACACCCAGTACTTCGCCGAGGCGCTGATCCgggaggccgaggccgacgaCAAGGTGGTCGGCATCCACGCCGCCatgggcggcggcacggggctcaaCTACTTCCACAAGAGGTTCCCGGAGCGGTGCTTCGACGTGGGGATCGCGGAGCAGCACGCCGTGACGTTCGCCGCGGGGCTCGCCGCCGAGGGGCTCAAGCCGTTCTGCGCCATCTACTCGTCGTTCCTGCAGCGAGGGTACGACCAGGTGGTGCACGACGTCGACCTGCAGCGGCTGCCGGTGAGGTTCGCCATGGACAGGGCGGggctcgtcggcgccgacggGCCCACGCACTGCGGCGCGTTCGACGTCGCCTACATGGCGTGCCTGCCGAACATGGTCGTCATGGCGCccgccgacgaggccgagcTCATGCACAtggtcgccaccgccgcagccatcGACGACCGCCCTAGCTGCTTCCGCTTCCCCCGCGGCAATGGCATTGGCGCCGTCCTCCCTCCCAACCACAAGGGCACACCTCTTGAG GTCGGGAAGGGGAGGGTGCTCGTAGGAGGGAACAGGGTGGCGCTGCTAGGGTACGGCACGATGGTGCAGGCGTGCATGAAGGCGGCAGAGGCGCTGAAGGAGCACGGCATCTACGTCACCGTCGCCGACGCGCGTTTCTGCAAGCCGCTCGACACAGGGCTTATCCGGGAGCTCGCTGCCGAGCACGAGGTCCTCGTCACTGTGGAGGAGGGCTCCATCGGAGGGTTCGGTTCCCACGTCGCCCACTACCTCAGCCTCAGCGGCCTCCTCGATGGCCCCCTCAAG TTGAGGTCCATGTTCTTGCCAGACAGGTACATAGACCATGGTGCACCAGTAGACCAGCTTGAGGAGGCAGGATTGACACCAAGGCACATTGCTGCCACTGTGCTGTCCTTGCTTGGGAGGCCATTGGAGGCACTTCAGCTCAGCTGA